The DNA window TTTGGCAAAATTGCTGAACGTAACGGAGGTGTGAATCCTTTTTATGGCGTAGTTGATTTACGATTGCTTAAAAAACTAAATATCTACAAGAAACAGTACCTTGAGCTATCTGTCGATTTGTTCAACGTAGCCAACCTGCTTAACAAGGAGTGGGGCGTAAACCACAACGTTGGTACAACATCGGTATACACTATCAAGAACTTTGATGCTGCTGCTAAACAGTACGGGTACTCAGTTAATACTAATGCTGGTGTATCAAACCTGAGCGGTAACCCTTACCAGTTCCAAATTGGTGTGAGATACGGCTTCTAAACAGTAAGCTAATAATACCAGCGGGGCTGCTCATTTAAGAGCAGCCCCGCTTTGTTTGATAGAGACAGCCGCTGTCACATTCCTGTTGCACTAATTTCCTTTTACCTCAATATCTTTCTTGTAAATTAATCTTTAGCATTACCTGCATGGTTAACATATAGTTAACATAAACATAATGAAAGTATAACTACCTTCTTTATAGTATTTAAATTATTGTATATCAAATGTTTATGGCGTAAATTTTACTTCTAAAATCCGCTCTGACCGCCGGTAAGGCGCTCCCTTATTTTCTATCTCTGTTAATGTCCTCACCTTTGCGCCTGATTAAACCCAGGCTTACAATAAGATACTATAACAGCGATATGAATAAACTTCTACAGCTCCTTTTTCCCCTACTATTTTGTGCGATAGCTGCAAACGCAGGCAATATAAAAGGCCACGTATATGATAAAAAAACCGGCGAGCCGCTTGTTGGTGCGACCGTCACTTTAGATAAAGCAAATAAAGCCACAAGCACCGGTCTGGACGGCTCATTCGAATTAAAGAACGTACCCGAAGGCGCTGCTAGCCTGCGCGTTTCGTACATAACATACAAAACAGTTTCGCGCGAGGTAAATGTAACATCGGCCACCACAACAATAAAAATATACCTTGAACCCGGCGGTAAGGACCTGCAGGAGGTGACTGTGCGCGCCAGCAATGTTAACGGAGCCAGCGACAGGGACGCACGCCGGATAGAGCAAAACGCTAATCAGGTGATGAACATTGTTTCGGGCAAAGCCATTGAGGTGTCGCCTGATCTTACTGTAGCCAACGTTATGCAGCGTGTTTCAGGGGTATCCATCGAGCGTAATAGCAACGGCGATGGCCAGTATGCTATACTGCGTGGTATGGACAAACGCTATAACTACACGCTGGTGAACGGCGTAAAAATTCCTAGTCCTGATAACAGGTACCGTTACGTACCGCTGGACCTTTTCCCATCAGACCTGCTGGACCGTTTAGAGGTTTACAAAACCCTTACGCCAAACCTGGAAGGTGATGCGGTTGGCGGCGTGGTTAACATGGTGATGAAGAACGCGCCGGATCACTTCCAGATAAATGCTAATATAGCAGGCGGTTATAATCAATTATTTTTCGACCGTAACTTTACCAGCTACGATGCATCAGGCATTAGCCACAAATCGCCTTATGAAATAAACGGCCGTACTTACAACGCAACTCAAAATGATTTTGCAAAAGGAACGCTCGACTACACCTCCAAAAAGCCGGCACCCAATGTGGTTGGCAGCATGTCTATCGGTCAGCGTTTCTTTGATAGTAAACTGGGCATTATAGTAGCGGGCAGCTACCAGAACACCTACCGTGGCAGCAACAGCACGTTCTACAATTCATCTGTTGATGCAACCGATACTTATGCCAAGATCACGAGCCAAAGCTACCGCGAGTATTCCGAGCAGCAGAAACGTTTAGGCTTGCACGGAAAAGTTGATTATGTTTTTGACAAGAACAACAAGATTAGCCTGTACAATGTGTACGTAAACCTTAAAAATCAGCAGCTGCGCGATCAGGTAAATACCACCTACAACAACATCTACACAGCAAGCGGCGGTGACAATGCCGAGCTGGTTTACAGCACCCGCAGCAGGTTAACAGAGCAACAGATATACAACACCACGCTGCATGGCGATCATAAGTTTTTTGACAGCAAGTTTAAAGTACAATGGTCTGGTGTGTATTCATCAGCTCAAAACGAAGTTCCGGATAATACTACGATAAGCTTGAACGGCTTACGCACCAATGGGGTGGATACTCGTTTGTCGCTGGTGAACACCAACCCGGTTGAGCGCCGCTGGGAACGCAATACAGATGAAGACAAAGCCGGTTACCTGGATTTGACTTACACTGTTAAAAGCGGCGAAAACAAGATAGACTTTATGGCCGGCGGTTTATACCGCGATAAGCAACGCAGCAGCTTCTTTAACAAATACAACCTCTTTACGCCGCTTAAAGCTGATGGTAAAGCACCATTATACGGAGTAGATTTCCAGAACTACACCGATCTTAACCTTACGGTAAGCAACCCTCAAGGTGGTGTGGCCAACTCACTTACCTATGATGCTTCGGAGAAAACCGGCGCAGGTTATGGCATGTTTAAACTTACCTCAACTAAGCTGGAGGTAATTGCAGGTGCAAGGGTAGAGCATACCGATCAGGGTTATAGCCTGTTGTTCCCGCAGGGTGAATCGCGCCCTACTGGTAGCCAGGTGTACACCGATGTTTTGCCAAGTGCAACAGTTAAGTACCACCTTACAGATAAAGCGCAGTTGCATGCATCGTATTACAAGGCACTAAACCGTCCTGGTTTTTATGAGATAGTACCAAGTAAGGTAGTGAACGAAGAATACGAGGAACGTGGTAACCCGGACCTTAAACGTTCCCTTGCAGACAACTACGATCTGCGTTACGAATTATTCCCGGGTGCGTCAGAACAGTTATTGGTAGGCGCGTTCTACAAACGCATAAAAGACCCTATTGAATACACTTTCCAGCCGGATGCAGTTCGCGGTCAGGATATTTATTACACACCGGGCAACTTTGGTACAGCCAACAACTACGGCGCGGAGATAGATTATATTAAGTTCTTCAATAAAATTGGTGTTAAAGCTAACTACACCTACACGCATTCACGTATTACTACCCCAAAAACGTCAAGAAGGATAAACTCTGCAACAGGCGACATCGAACCCTTCCTGGTAAATCAGTCACGCCCGCTTTATGGACAGTCTGAGCACATTGCAAACCTATCTGTGCTGTACAAGGACACGAAACATGGCTGGGATGTGCAGTTGGCAGGCGCTTACACCGGTCCGCGTATCAATACCGTATCGCAGTTCCTCAACAACGATTTATGGCAGAAAGGCTTTATACAGGTAGATGCCTCAGCCGAGAAACGCTTCAGGAACAACGTCAGCGTATTTGTAAAAGCAGGTAACATTGTGAACACACCTGCCAAGCTTTACATAAAAGGTACAAACCCCGCCAATAATGATATTAAAGAAAAGCTGGTATCTAACGGGCAGACTTTGATACGCGCCGATTATTACGGACAAAGCTATTTGCTGGGTGTGAGATATAAGTTCAACTAAGGGTAAGACATCATTTAAGAAGAGAGATATGAAATTGAAACAGATATTAGCAGCGTTAGCAATAAGCGCAGTAGCCTTAAGCGGCTGCGAGAAGGCCAACAAGTATGTAGATACCACACCTGAGAACGGTTCCGCAATTGGAGAGGTATCCGGCGTATGGACAAAGAACAGCGTTCATGAAATTAAAGGTGATATTATTATACCGGAGGGAAAAAGCCTTACAATAGAAGAAGGTGTAACCGTATTAATGGATGTAACTGCCAAGCCGGAGATTGTTGTTAAGGGTAATTTATACTCGTTAGGTACCGTT is part of the Mucilaginibacter terrenus genome and encodes:
- a CDS encoding TonB-dependent receptor; amino-acid sequence: MNKLLQLLFPLLFCAIAANAGNIKGHVYDKKTGEPLVGATVTLDKANKATSTGLDGSFELKNVPEGAASLRVSYITYKTVSREVNVTSATTTIKIYLEPGGKDLQEVTVRASNVNGASDRDARRIEQNANQVMNIVSGKAIEVSPDLTVANVMQRVSGVSIERNSNGDGQYAILRGMDKRYNYTLVNGVKIPSPDNRYRYVPLDLFPSDLLDRLEVYKTLTPNLEGDAVGGVVNMVMKNAPDHFQINANIAGGYNQLFFDRNFTSYDASGISHKSPYEINGRTYNATQNDFAKGTLDYTSKKPAPNVVGSMSIGQRFFDSKLGIIVAGSYQNTYRGSNSTFYNSSVDATDTYAKITSQSYREYSEQQKRLGLHGKVDYVFDKNNKISLYNVYVNLKNQQLRDQVNTTYNNIYTASGGDNAELVYSTRSRLTEQQIYNTTLHGDHKFFDSKFKVQWSGVYSSAQNEVPDNTTISLNGLRTNGVDTRLSLVNTNPVERRWERNTDEDKAGYLDLTYTVKSGENKIDFMAGGLYRDKQRSSFFNKYNLFTPLKADGKAPLYGVDFQNYTDLNLTVSNPQGGVANSLTYDASEKTGAGYGMFKLTSTKLEVIAGARVEHTDQGYSLLFPQGESRPTGSQVYTDVLPSATVKYHLTDKAQLHASYYKALNRPGFYEIVPSKVVNEEYEERGNPDLKRSLADNYDLRYELFPGASEQLLVGAFYKRIKDPIEYTFQPDAVRGQDIYYTPGNFGTANNYGAEIDYIKFFNKIGVKANYTYTHSRITTPKTSRRINSATGDIEPFLVNQSRPLYGQSEHIANLSVLYKDTKHGWDVQLAGAYTGPRINTVSQFLNNDLWQKGFIQVDASAEKRFRNNVSVFVKAGNIVNTPAKLYIKGTNPANNDIKEKLVSNGQTLIRADYYGQSYLLGVRYKFN